One window of Pirellulales bacterium genomic DNA carries:
- a CDS encoding DUF6666 family protein — MRYRCAAWLVMIAGFLGVGSACAQTSDLIGNIAAGDATTDFSCVSAANMIGRQSADSSTGTPLSSNAGNVQPVGAPLAGSDVGVQYIDGRSCDLPAGCDDCPNHVLMAFVSYDSFKGISDGGWQNNGIVTGFNFGTRLGELSELTGIGFQIGASVGVFNWSGTDYRLDDQNLAQTQGFFTFGLFRRATDTSRWTAAIVSDTMYNNNYGIFAQNPMLMQMRGQLGYCISPWNEIGIWGTWRSFGQTLLVPTVGPTTWQAVQQLNVYLHHKWQAGGPDTWFWIGRPEQSRLTRDGSLGDYLAGASATAPLNDRVSLFALATYMHPSAAPGALGSIEDAWNFTIGLAFFPKPNARSSTVAGRCWMPLMPVANNGYFLVDTNRPFFPN; from the coding sequence GTGCGTTACCGCTGCGCAGCGTGGCTAGTCATGATCGCCGGGTTTCTCGGCGTCGGCTCTGCCTGCGCGCAGACCAGTGACCTGATTGGCAATATCGCAGCGGGTGACGCCACTACGGATTTCTCGTGCGTCTCGGCAGCCAACATGATCGGCCGGCAATCTGCCGATTCGTCAACTGGAACGCCTCTCTCGTCAAACGCCGGGAATGTTCAACCGGTCGGCGCGCCCTTGGCGGGGTCGGATGTCGGTGTGCAGTACATCGATGGCAGATCGTGCGATCTGCCGGCTGGCTGTGACGACTGTCCGAATCATGTGCTGATGGCATTCGTCAGCTACGACTCGTTCAAGGGCATCTCCGATGGCGGCTGGCAAAACAACGGCATCGTGACCGGCTTTAATTTCGGCACTCGGTTGGGAGAACTCAGCGAGTTGACCGGTATAGGGTTTCAGATCGGCGCCAGCGTCGGCGTCTTCAATTGGTCGGGCACCGATTATCGCCTGGACGATCAAAACCTGGCGCAGACCCAGGGGTTTTTTACCTTCGGATTGTTTCGTCGCGCGACGGACACGTCCCGGTGGACTGCCGCGATCGTCAGTGACACGATGTACAACAACAACTACGGCATCTTCGCGCAGAACCCGATGTTGATGCAGATGCGTGGGCAACTCGGCTACTGCATTAGCCCCTGGAACGAAATCGGCATCTGGGGCACATGGCGCAGTTTTGGCCAAACGCTGCTTGTGCCAACGGTCGGGCCCACAACGTGGCAGGCGGTCCAGCAGTTGAATGTCTATTTGCACCATAAGTGGCAAGCCGGCGGACCTGACACTTGGTTCTGGATCGGTCGGCCCGAACAGTCGCGATTGACGCGCGACGGGAGCCTGGGAGACTATTTGGCGGGGGCGTCGGCGACGGCACCACTCAATGATCGCGTATCGCTTTTCGCACTGGCGACGTACATGCACCCCTCGGCGGCGCCAGGAGCCCTTGGCTCGATCGAAGATGCCTGGAATTTCACGATTGGTCTGGCCTTCTTCCCCAAGCCAAACGCCCGTTCCAGCACCGTGGCCGGCCGCTGTTGGATGCCGCTCATGCCGGTTGCCAACAACGGCTATTTCCTCGTCGACACGAATCGGCCGTTTTTCCCCAACTAG
- a CDS encoding HD domain-containing phosphohydrolase has translation MAQSSCCEDAGDVLCATPPSAGRLIVADEIRFSEIIAALSVALDITQGNPEGHCMRSALIGMRLAEELQISQADRSALFYALLLKDLGCSSNAAKISYLFGADDHRVKRSIRMSDWSSAGESIKNCWGQCSPGGSVVEKLMRMAAMARSGIEGAKRLSKVRCERGADIARMLQLPEATARAILDLDEHWNGRGHPCGLKKDEISLLARICCLAQTAEVFFTTFGLGPAIDVAHRRRGQWFDPQLVDALDALRHEQSFWATLRSDDLPAELNRWEPKDAHLMADEECLDRVAEAFATVVDAKSPWTYQHSTRVAEIAVGVAQQFGCPPQLQRDLRRVALLHDIGKLGVSNLILDKPGKPTAEEFDEIRKHPDYSQRILGKLAAFETAADIAGAHHERLDGRGYHRQLDGADVSWMTRVLTTADVCEALTAKRPYREALSWERTYEIMTADVGTGFDPECLGALGRWYERHEMQSRVDKQLREVDRLLADL, from the coding sequence ATGGCGCAGAGTTCCTGCTGTGAGGATGCGGGCGACGTCCTTTGTGCCACGCCTCCGAGTGCGGGCCGGCTCATCGTGGCCGACGAGATCCGCTTTTCGGAAATCATCGCCGCGCTCTCCGTGGCACTGGACATCACGCAAGGCAATCCTGAAGGGCACTGCATGCGCAGCGCTCTGATCGGCATGCGCCTGGCCGAAGAGTTGCAGATATCACAGGCGGATCGTTCGGCCTTGTTCTATGCACTGCTGTTAAAGGACCTGGGCTGCTCGAGCAACGCCGCCAAAATCAGCTATTTGTTCGGGGCTGACGATCATCGCGTCAAACGGTCGATCCGCATGAGCGATTGGTCAAGCGCCGGAGAAAGCATCAAGAACTGCTGGGGCCAGTGTTCGCCCGGCGGCTCGGTGGTAGAGAAGTTAATGCGCATGGCGGCCATGGCCCGCAGCGGCATCGAAGGGGCGAAGCGACTTTCAAAAGTGCGCTGCGAGCGCGGGGCCGACATTGCCCGCATGCTGCAACTGCCCGAGGCCACGGCCCGCGCCATTCTGGATTTGGACGAGCATTGGAATGGCCGGGGGCACCCCTGCGGCCTGAAAAAAGACGAGATCTCGTTATTGGCACGGATCTGTTGTCTGGCGCAGACCGCGGAAGTATTTTTCACAACCTTCGGATTAGGACCGGCCATCGACGTCGCCCATCGCCGCCGCGGACAATGGTTCGATCCTCAATTAGTCGATGCGCTCGACGCGCTCCGACACGAGCAATCGTTTTGGGCCACGTTGAGAAGCGACGACCTGCCCGCCGAATTGAATCGTTGGGAGCCCAAAGATGCGCATCTCATGGCCGACGAAGAATGTCTCGATCGCGTCGCCGAGGCTTTTGCCACGGTCGTTGACGCCAAAAGCCCCTGGACTTATCAGCACTCGACGCGCGTTGCCGAGATCGCGGTCGGCGTCGCGCAGCAATTCGGCTGCCCGCCGCAACTCCAGCGCGATCTGCGACGCGTGGCGTTGTTGCACGACATCGGCAAGCTGGGCGTGTCGAATCTGATTCTCGATAAACCCGGCAAACCCACCGCCGAAGAATTCGACGAGATTCGCAAGCATCCCGACTACTCGCAACGAATTCTTGGCAAGCTGGCTGCTTTCGAGACGGCGGCCGACATCGCCGGGGCGCATCACGAACGCCTCGACGGCCGCGGTTACCATCGGCAGCTTGACGGAGCCGACGTTTCTTGGATGACCCGGGTGCTCACCACGGCCGACGTGTGCGAGGCTCTCACCGCCAAACGGCCCTACCGCGAGGCCCTCTCTTGGGAGCGAACCTACGAAATCATGACTGCGGATGTCGGCACCGGGTTTGATCCCGAATGCCTCGGAGCTCTCGGCCGGTGGTATGAACGCCACGAGATGCAATCACGCGTCGATAAGCAGCTGCGCGAAGTCGACCGACTGCTGGCCGATCTGTGA
- a CDS encoding DNA methyltransferase, translating to MSKLAVNEIRQGDSIKLMQAMPAGCVDLAFADPPFNIGYEYDVYQDKKKHDDYLDWSKQWIGAVHRVLKPDGTFWLAIGDEYAAELKLASQGIGFTCRSWVIWYYTFGVNCTNKFSRSHAHLFYFVKDPKTFTFCSEELENRIPSARQLVYADKRANPRGRLPDDTWVLRPQDLADCFTTAEDTWYFPRVAGTFKERAGFHGCQMPEQLLGRIVRLCSQQDDLVFDPFSGSATTVAVAKKLGRRYLGFDLSTDYVKRGRDRLERIAVGDRLDGAAAPTVSAPATPQVSGGKTRALPQTLPKPARVELATTEQLAAFHQGLISAYARSYGKFSLDRVLADPALNARFAAACQQLGLPGDHRTWNWTLIGMRKAGLLAHLPTSRRTEFSCEDCDAYLFASEIAWRKMIDRGCESLDTILCDPQLAEEFDSVARQWAPGYEALEYRWAALKLRKGAKGARIRAAQLADATLGKAVALNESALGKFPESSGVYVVVGSDKTALYAGEASNLRKRLGRQCTAATRKLWGQGVDALRVRFKTTPGPYATRLAYQRRLVVQHHPALNLPEQQIA from the coding sequence ATGTCGAAGCTAGCCGTGAATGAAATTCGTCAGGGAGACTCGATCAAGCTGATGCAAGCCATGCCCGCGGGATGCGTGGACTTGGCATTTGCCGATCCGCCGTTCAACATCGGCTATGAATACGATGTTTACCAAGACAAGAAGAAGCACGACGATTATCTCGACTGGTCGAAACAATGGATCGGTGCGGTCCATCGCGTGCTGAAGCCCGATGGCACATTCTGGTTGGCGATTGGCGATGAGTATGCCGCGGAATTGAAGCTTGCCAGTCAAGGGATTGGTTTCACGTGCCGCAGTTGGGTGATCTGGTACTACACATTCGGCGTGAATTGCACGAACAAGTTCAGCCGGTCTCATGCGCACTTGTTCTACTTCGTAAAAGATCCGAAGACGTTCACGTTTTGCTCCGAGGAACTGGAGAACCGTATTCCGTCGGCCCGGCAGTTGGTCTATGCCGACAAGCGCGCCAATCCGCGCGGTCGCTTGCCCGACGATACCTGGGTGCTGCGCCCGCAAGATTTGGCCGATTGTTTCACGACGGCCGAAGATACCTGGTACTTTCCCCGCGTCGCCGGCACATTCAAGGAACGGGCCGGCTTCCACGGTTGCCAGATGCCCGAGCAATTGCTGGGACGAATTGTTCGCCTTTGCTCACAGCAAGACGACTTGGTCTTCGATCCGTTCAGTGGTAGCGCCACGACCGTGGCCGTGGCCAAAAAGCTCGGACGACGATATCTCGGCTTCGATTTGTCGACGGACTATGTCAAGCGTGGCCGCGATCGGCTGGAAAGAATCGCGGTAGGAGACCGCTTGGACGGCGCGGCGGCGCCCACAGTGAGCGCGCCGGCGACGCCGCAAGTTTCCGGCGGCAAGACTCGCGCGCTGCCGCAAACTCTGCCAAAGCCTGCGCGCGTCGAATTGGCCACCACCGAGCAACTGGCCGCGTTTCACCAAGGGCTGATTTCCGCGTATGCGCGTTCATACGGTAAGTTTTCGCTTGACCGTGTGCTGGCCGATCCCGCACTCAATGCGCGGTTCGCTGCGGCGTGCCAGCAACTCGGACTGCCAGGAGACCATCGTACCTGGAACTGGACGCTGATCGGCATGCGCAAGGCGGGTCTGCTCGCACACCTGCCCACCTCGCGGCGCACCGAATTCAGCTGCGAGGACTGCGATGCCTACCTGTTCGCCAGTGAAATTGCCTGGCGAAAGATGATTGATCGCGGCTGCGAGAGTCTCGACACTATTCTTTGCGATCCGCAGTTGGCCGAAGAGTTCGATTCCGTCGCACGGCAATGGGCGCCTGGCTACGAGGCCCTCGAATATCGTTGGGCCGCGCTGAAACTCCGCAAAGGGGCGAAAGGAGCACGCATCCGCGCCGCGCAACTGGCCGACGCGACCTTGGGTAAGGCTGTTGCTCTGAATGAGTCGGCTTTGGGCAAGTTCCCCGAGTCGTCGGGCGTGTATGTCGTGGTCGGCTCCGACAAAACAGCACTTTACGCCGGCGAAGCCAGCAATCTGCGCAAACGCCTCGGCCGGCAATGCACAGCCGCCACACGTAAGCTATGGGGCCAAGGAGTCGACGCGTTGCGCGTGCGATTCAAGACGACGCCGGGTCCATATGCCACGCGGCTGGCCTACCAACGACGCTTGGTCGTGCAGCATCACCCGGCGCTCAACCTGCCGGAACAGCAGATTGCGTGA
- a CDS encoding DNA gyrase subunit B, with product MADEPSSNAAGDEATPDTPDMPEYRKIESEYGAEQLEHLSDLEHVRERPSMYIGDTGMRGLHHLVYEVVDNSIDEAMAGHAHTVGVTINIDGSVTVEDDGRGVPVENHADLGFSTLQGVMTVLKFGGKFSKGAYQTSGGLHGVGVTVVNFLSEWCEVEVRRNGHVYQQEYERGVPVTEVRRIGTSDKVGTKTTFKPDPEIFGNQKFVYNTLYKRLQELAFLNRGVKITFTDQRTDEGDTFQYKRGIIEFVAHLNRATEPLHAEVVYIAGDYDGVGLEVALQYSSEYTENVHSYVNNIATTEGGTHLSGFRTALTRTLNAYGKKENLFKDLVPSGEDFREGLTAVISLRVPEPQFEGQTKTKLGNGEVEGIVNSAVGDFLNRFLEENPKTAKIITQKGLLAAEARESARKARLMVRERKGALTGGGLPGKLRDCSSREVEKCELYLVEGDSAGGSAEGGRLREYQAILPLRGKIINAFKSREDKVLANEEVRSIIAAIGSGIGEEMNLAKRRYNKIVIMTDADVDGSHIRTLLLTFFYRQMYALVRAGHVFVAQPPLFRVKTKKDTYYVQTEDEMRIQLLELGRQDARFEPGDGREIVGAEMAKLCQTLTTLEESLLALERRGISLRQHAVRQDPVTGRLPVYHVYLGSQEHWFCTREELDKFVAEREAAEGKELTIGDRPSASSPRPYGGQPIEAPGGAAPHTNGDASHRLHIVELHEVRSINKALADLATMGFDIQSLIPQERTGSEESRYILRRGENQIGIEDLRSLLAAIRSAGERGLTITRFKGLGEMNAEELRDTTLNPANRTLLQVRMEDVSGADELFRILMGDKVEPRREFIEKHALEVRNLDV from the coding sequence ATGGCAGACGAACCGAGTAGTAATGCGGCTGGCGACGAAGCAACGCCGGACACGCCGGACATGCCGGAATATCGCAAGATCGAGTCGGAATACGGCGCCGAGCAGCTCGAACATCTCAGCGATCTGGAGCACGTCCGCGAACGCCCCAGTATGTACATCGGTGATACCGGTATGCGCGGCTTGCACCACCTAGTCTACGAAGTCGTTGATAATTCGATCGACGAAGCCATGGCGGGACACGCCCACACGGTCGGCGTCACGATCAATATCGACGGCTCGGTCACGGTCGAGGACGACGGTCGCGGCGTCCCCGTTGAGAATCATGCGGATCTCGGTTTCTCGACGCTGCAAGGCGTCATGACGGTGTTGAAGTTCGGCGGCAAATTTTCCAAAGGGGCATATCAGACCTCCGGCGGACTGCACGGCGTCGGCGTTACCGTGGTGAATTTTCTTTCCGAATGGTGCGAGGTCGAAGTCCGCCGCAATGGGCATGTCTACCAGCAAGAGTACGAGCGCGGCGTTCCAGTGACCGAAGTCCGTCGTATCGGCACATCGGACAAAGTCGGCACGAAGACGACGTTCAAACCCGATCCCGAGATTTTCGGCAATCAGAAGTTCGTCTACAACACACTCTATAAGCGATTGCAGGAGTTGGCGTTCCTCAATCGTGGCGTGAAGATCACTTTTACCGATCAGCGCACGGACGAGGGGGACACGTTCCAATACAAGCGCGGCATTATCGAGTTTGTCGCGCATCTCAATCGCGCCACCGAGCCACTGCACGCCGAGGTCGTTTATATCGCGGGCGACTACGACGGCGTCGGGCTCGAGGTTGCCTTGCAATACTCCTCGGAATACACCGAGAACGTGCATTCCTACGTCAACAACATCGCCACGACCGAAGGCGGCACGCATCTTTCGGGCTTTCGCACGGCGCTCACGCGCACGTTGAACGCCTACGGCAAGAAAGAGAATTTGTTCAAAGACCTGGTGCCGTCGGGCGAGGATTTCCGCGAAGGATTGACCGCGGTGATTTCGCTACGCGTGCCCGAGCCTCAGTTCGAAGGACAGACCAAGACCAAACTGGGAAACGGCGAGGTCGAAGGCATCGTCAACTCGGCAGTCGGTGATTTTCTCAATCGTTTCCTGGAAGAAAATCCCAAGACGGCCAAGATCATCACCCAAAAGGGATTGTTGGCGGCCGAAGCGCGCGAGAGCGCCCGCAAGGCTCGCCTGATGGTCCGCGAGCGGAAGGGTGCCCTTACCGGCGGCGGCTTGCCCGGCAAGCTGCGCGACTGTTCGAGCCGCGAAGTCGAAAAGTGCGAACTGTACCTGGTGGAAGGGGATTCGGCCGGAGGCAGCGCCGAAGGAGGCCGGCTGCGCGAGTACCAAGCCATCCTGCCGTTGCGCGGCAAGATCATCAATGCCTTCAAGTCGCGGGAAGATAAAGTGCTGGCCAACGAAGAAGTGCGCAGCATTATCGCTGCCATTGGGTCGGGCATTGGCGAAGAAATGAATCTGGCCAAACGCCGTTACAACAAGATCGTCATCATGACCGATGCCGACGTCGACGGTTCGCACATCCGCACGCTACTGCTCACGTTCTTTTATCGTCAGATGTATGCCTTGGTCCGAGCTGGCCACGTGTTTGTCGCGCAGCCGCCGCTGTTCCGTGTGAAGACCAAGAAAGACACCTACTACGTCCAAACCGAAGATGAAATGCGTATCCAACTGCTCGAGTTGGGGCGCCAGGACGCCCGCTTCGAGCCGGGCGATGGCCGCGAAATCGTGGGCGCCGAAATGGCAAAACTCTGCCAGACCTTGACCACTCTCGAAGAATCGTTGCTCGCGCTCGAGCGTCGCGGGATCAGCCTGCGTCAGCATGCCGTGCGGCAGGATCCGGTTACCGGCCGGCTGCCGGTCTATCACGTCTACCTTGGCTCGCAAGAGCACTGGTTCTGCACCCGCGAGGAACTCGACAAATTCGTCGCCGAGCGCGAGGCGGCCGAGGGCAAAGAGCTGACAATCGGCGACCGCCCTTCGGCAAGTTCTCCGCGTCCCTACGGGGGCCAACCGATCGAGGCGCCCGGTGGTGCTGCGCCGCACACCAACGGCGACGCATCGCATCGCTTGCATATCGTCGAGCTGCACGAAGTCCGTTCGATCAACAAGGCCCTGGCCGATCTGGCGACGATGGGCTTCGACATTCAATCCCTGATCCCGCAGGAACGCACGGGCAGCGAAGAGTCGCGGTACATCCTGCGTCGCGGAGAGAATCAGATCGGCATCGAAGATCTGCGCAGCCTGCTGGCGGCTATCCGCTCGGCCGGCGAACGCGGGCTGACGATCACTCGCTTCAAAGGTTTGGGCGAAATGAACGCCGAAGAGTTGCGCGACACGACATTGAATCCCGCGAACCGCACGCTCTTGCAAGTGCGCATGGAAGACGTCTCGGGCGCCGACGAATTGTTCCGCATCCTGATGGGCGACAAAGTCGAACCGCGCCGCGAGTTCATCGAAAAACACGCGTTGGAAGTGCGAAATCTGGATGTGTAA
- a CDS encoding DUF721 domain-containing protein, with product MSTGRPRKIADILSEMMARRGYARESSSLELADAWREAAGELIASHSRVGLVRQGRLEITVNHSALVQELTFKKADILAQLRERLPHEKIADLRFRVGPTE from the coding sequence ATGTCTACCGGCCGGCCACGGAAGATCGCCGACATACTTTCTGAAATGATGGCGCGTCGCGGCTATGCCCGCGAGAGTTCATCGCTGGAGTTGGCCGATGCTTGGCGCGAGGCCGCTGGGGAACTGATAGCAAGTCACAGTCGCGTGGGCTTGGTGCGGCAGGGAAGGCTGGAAATTACGGTTAATCATTCGGCCCTGGTTCAAGAGCTAACCTTTAAGAAAGCGGACATTCTCGCGCAATTGCGAGAACGATTGCCACACGAAAAAATTGCCGATCTGCGTTTTCGGGTCGGACCAACGGAGTAA
- the dnaN gene encoding DNA polymerase III subunit beta, translated as MKLTCDREKMLIAFQGAAAVAPARSPKPILQNIKLDARADGGVVLATDLEVGIRIEVPGIEADASGSVVLPIARFGSILRESSDAKLRLETDGNGVVVRGEHSEFRLPAENPAEFPAVSEFTEQKYHVVPARLLSQIIRRTTFATDNESSRYALGGVLLELTADKITAVGTDGRRLAMMEAPAQSVGGHVTGDNMTIVPTRSMHLIDKVLTEPDAEIHIATRANELLVKTPRATLYSRLVEGRFPKWRDVFPKRPDAVRIEIAVGPLHSAVRQAAIVTSEESRGVDFTFGDGKLVLSGRAPELGQSRVELPVAYDGPAVSISLDPRFFNDFLKVLESEKTFTLELKDAESAAVCHTDDGYSYVIMPLARDR; from the coding sequence ATGAAACTGACATGCGACCGTGAGAAGATGCTCATTGCGTTCCAGGGTGCCGCCGCGGTGGCCCCCGCACGCAGCCCCAAACCGATTTTGCAAAACATCAAGCTCGATGCTCGGGCCGATGGCGGGGTGGTACTGGCCACGGATTTGGAAGTGGGCATCCGCATCGAAGTGCCAGGTATCGAGGCCGATGCGTCGGGTAGCGTGGTGCTGCCGATCGCACGCTTTGGCTCGATATTACGCGAGAGCAGCGATGCCAAGTTGCGTCTGGAGACCGACGGCAACGGCGTGGTCGTACGGGGCGAGCACAGCGAGTTTCGCCTGCCGGCAGAGAATCCTGCCGAGTTCCCTGCGGTCAGCGAATTTACCGAGCAGAAATATCACGTCGTGCCGGCACGTCTGCTGTCGCAAATTATTCGTCGCACCACTTTCGCCACCGATAACGAAAGCAGCCGTTACGCTCTCGGCGGCGTACTTTTGGAATTGACCGCCGACAAAATCACCGCCGTGGGTACCGATGGTCGCCGCTTGGCCATGATGGAGGCGCCGGCGCAGAGTGTCGGGGGACATGTCACGGGGGACAACATGACGATCGTCCCCACACGTAGCATGCACTTGATCGACAAGGTCCTGACCGAGCCGGACGCCGAGATTCATATTGCGACCCGCGCCAACGAACTTTTGGTGAAGACGCCACGAGCCACACTGTATTCGCGCCTGGTCGAGGGGCGTTTCCCCAAATGGCGCGACGTGTTTCCCAAGCGGCCTGACGCGGTGCGCATCGAGATTGCCGTGGGCCCGCTTCACTCGGCGGTACGTCAGGCGGCAATCGTTACGAGCGAAGAGAGCCGCGGCGTGGACTTTACGTTTGGCGACGGAAAGTTGGTGCTCTCCGGCCGCGCGCCGGAATTGGGCCAGTCACGCGTCGAGTTGCCTGTGGCCTACGATGGACCGGCTGTGTCGATCAGCTTGGACCCGCGATTTTTCAACGATTTTCTCAAAGTGTTGGAGTCCGAAAAGACTTTCACGCTGGAATTGAAGGACGCCGAAAGCGCGGCCGTATGTCACACCGATGATGGATATTCCTACGTGATCATGCCGCTGGCCCGCGATCGATAA
- a CDS encoding DnaA/Hda family protein, with product MPVATLISQLPEGGVTLELTGRVTWCNGFVAGPENALLVRVLDDLCGRGSPYNPLVLYGPSGIGKSLLAHGLAQRWATGSPADRVVLTTGADYASGYAAAIESRSVPAWRETHRTADFLVLDDLTQLVAKAAAQIELQHTIDALLLEGRQIVVTARTTPRKISQLIPSLVSRLAAGLTLGVMPPAASAQLAILGDIIRKRGLSIEDDAACLLADQLMVSVPELSGALYDLQANLGSTEPISRAEVARYLEKRPACRGATLREIATHTARHFALQVADLRSPSRRQQVVRARAVAMYVARQVTDKSLDAVGQYFGGRDHTTVLHGCRTIEGLLAHDAELRQAVYELRATLDR from the coding sequence GTGCCCGTTGCTACTCTCATTTCACAGCTTCCCGAAGGTGGCGTCACGCTGGAATTGACCGGCCGTGTCACTTGGTGCAACGGCTTCGTGGCCGGTCCGGAAAATGCGCTGCTGGTGCGTGTTCTCGACGATCTGTGTGGCCGCGGCTCCCCCTACAATCCGCTCGTGCTGTACGGTCCCTCAGGCATTGGCAAATCGCTTTTGGCCCACGGCCTCGCGCAACGCTGGGCCACAGGCAGTCCGGCCGATCGCGTTGTGCTTACGACGGGCGCAGACTATGCCAGCGGTTACGCCGCGGCGATCGAGTCGAGATCTGTACCGGCTTGGCGCGAGACGCATCGCACGGCGGACTTTCTGGTTCTTGACGACCTCACCCAACTGGTCGCGAAGGCCGCTGCACAAATAGAACTTCAGCATACGATCGACGCGCTGCTGCTAGAGGGACGGCAGATCGTGGTAACGGCCCGCACCACACCCCGCAAGATTTCGCAGTTGATTCCTTCGCTCGTGAGCCGCCTAGCCGCGGGATTAACGCTCGGCGTCATGCCGCCCGCAGCGTCCGCCCAATTGGCAATCTTGGGCGATATCATTCGCAAGCGCGGGCTTTCGATCGAAGACGACGCGGCTTGCCTGTTGGCAGATCAGTTAATGGTTTCTGTTCCCGAACTCAGCGGAGCACTCTACGACCTACAGGCCAACTTGGGATCGACCGAACCGATCTCTCGGGCGGAAGTCGCGCGTTATCTCGAGAAGCGCCCGGCATGCCGTGGGGCGACGTTGCGCGAGATCGCAACACACACGGCGCGTCACTTTGCACTGCAAGTCGCGGACCTACGCAGTCCCTCGCGACGGCAGCAGGTCGTCCGTGCCCGTGCCGTCGCCATGTATGTCGCGCGGCAAGTGACTGATAAGAGTCTGGACGCAGTCGGACAGTATTTCGGCGGCCGGGACCACACCACTGTTCTGCACGGCTGTCGGACCATCGAAGGATTATTGGCACATGACGCCGAACTGCGCCAAGCGGTATATGAGTTGCGTGCGACACTTGACCGCTAA